From Motacilla alba alba isolate MOTALB_02 chromosome 9, Motacilla_alba_V1.0_pri, whole genome shotgun sequence, a single genomic window includes:
- the GPR149 gene encoding probable G-protein coupled receptor 149, whose amino-acid sequence MPRTMSETPGNLSLNGTSFLTENHSIMDKPSEQRSWNVFLFCLTFAIALPALLGSIYSLVSLLKLQNKTTVSMIVTSLAADDLISIVPVIIFMLMQWSSEVLPQPLCATSAFLYLFQGIASNLKGSLVVSYNFYTLNTTGTLGCSSSKRRVSVVWAILTIWTVSLLMCTLPLCGWGRYSPTSWGCFADCASSYVLLVLVVYSLCLSLLAVLAAPLTLQLLCSGEPQLLHSEQLQGSGGCISPRTPRGCGAAAPPLPRLEPGDKTREPFHNSEAVFGKGVAESSTQSRSFTVGFAQKRFSLILALTKVLLWLPMMIQMAVQHFTGLQSLSSETLSFLLTVLAAAVTPVFVLSQHWLHLPCGCVINCGRSSYAVSSPGAKAKRSGFEFNLSFQQGYGIYRISLESPPHASSDGKPWSCPVSSACGEPGTGSDGGAGALAHGPQGTPAAGPGPCQATSTHPSALPEGAEWRLCHQESHTPQLSDWEWCRSKSERNPRQRAAGALAVPLCAFQGTVSLQAPTGKTLSLSTYEVSSEGQKITPTAKKIEVYRSKSVGHEPGPGEPRDALADTSVKIHLEVLEICDNEEALDTVSIVSNISQSSTQARSPSLRYSRKENRFVCCELGESASYSLLVPSNSDFSISIPDTVEAHRRNSQQQHAAGAGYREDIQLLNKAYREREQQGNS is encoded by the exons atgccCAGGACAATGTCGGAAACTCCTGGTAATTTGTCACTCAATGGGACGAGCTTCTTGACTGAGAATCACAGCATTATGGACAAACCCAGTGAGCAGAGATCTTGGAATGTCTTTCTGTTCTGCTTGACTTTTGCCATTGCGCTCCCAGCCCTTCTGGGCAGCATTTATTCACTGGTTTCCCTGCTGAAACTGCAGAACAAAACCACGGTTTCGATGATTGTGACCTCTTTGGCAGCAGATGACCTGATCAGCATCGTGCCAGTGATTATTTTCATGCTCATGCAGTGGTCAAGCGAAGTCCTCCCCCAGCCTCTGTGCGCCACCTCAGCGTTTCTGTATTTATTCCAGGGCATTGCTAGCAACCTGAAAGGGTCTCTTGTAGTTTCTTACAACTTCTACACCCTCAACACGACCGGGacactgggctgcagctcctccaagcGCCGTGTGAGCGTGGTCTGGGCCATCCTCACCATCTGGACTGTCAGTCTGCTGATGTGCACTTTGCCTCTCTGTGGCTGGGGCAGGTACAGCCCCACGTCCTGGGGCTGCTTTGCCGACTGTGCCAGTTCCTACGTCCTGTTGGTGCTCGTTGTGTACTCGCTGTGCCTCTccctcctggcagtgctggctgcccccctcaccctgcagctgctgtgctcaggtgagccccagctgctgcacagcgagcagctgcagggctctggaggCTGCATCTCCCCCCGGAcgccgcggggctgcggggctgctgCCCCTCCGCTGCCCCGGCTGGAGCCTGGGGACAAAACCCGGGAGCCTTTCCACAACTCGGAGGCAGTTTTTGGGAAGGGTGTGGCcgagagcagcacacagagcaggagcttcACGGTGGGCTTTGCCCAGAAACGATTCTCGCTGATCCTGGCACTGACCAAAGTCCTTCTCTGGCTGCCAATGATG ATACAGATGGCTGTCCAGCACTTCACTGGGCTGCAGAGCCTTTCTTCTGAGACGCTGAGCTTCCTGCTGACGGTGCTGGCTGCCGCGGTCACCCCGGTGTTTGTCctgtcccagcactggctgcaccTGCCCTGCGGCTGCGTCATCAACTGCGGGAGGAGCTCCTATGCAGTGTCTTCACCAGGTGCCAAAG CCAAGCGCAGCGGTTTTGAGTTCAACCTGTCGTTCCAGCAAGGCTATGGCATCTACAGGATATCCCTGGAGAGCCCTCCCCACGCCAGCAGCGACGGCAAACCCTGGTCCTGCCCGGTGAGCTCTGCCTGCGgggagcctggcacaggcagcgacggcggggccggggcgctgGCACACGGCCCCCAGGGcacccctgctgctggcccagggccCTGCCAGGCCACCAGCACCCACCCCTCGGCGCTCCCCGAAGGAGCAGAGTGGAGGCTGTGCCACCAGGAGAGCCACACACCCCAGCTCTCGGACTGGGAGTGGTGCCGGAGCAAATCCGAGAGGAACCCCCGGCAG CGCGCGGCCGGGGCCCTGGCCGTGCCTCTGTGCGCCTTCCAGGGCACCGTGTCCCTGCAGGCCCCCACGGGCAAAACGCTCTCCCTGTCCACCTACGAGGTGAGCTCCGAGGGCCAGAAGATAACGCCCACGGCCAAGAAAATCGAGGTGTACCGCTCCAAAAGCGTCGGGCACGAGCCGGGCCCGGGCGAGCCTCGGGACGCGCTCGCTGACACGAGCGTCAAGATTcacctggaggtgctggagatCTGTGACAACGAGGAGGCCCTGGACACCGTGTCCATCGTCAGCAACATCAGCCAGTCCTCCACGCAGGCACGCTCGCCCTCGCTGCGCTACTCGCGCAAGGAGAACAGGTTCGTGTGCTGCGAGCTGGGGGAAAGCGCCTCCTACTCCCTGCTCGTCCCGTCCAACAGCGACTTCAGCATCTCCATCCCCGACACCGTGGAGGCCCATCGGCgcaacagccagcagcagcacgcGGCCGGGGCTGGCTACCGGGAGGACATACAGCTGCTGAACAAAGCCTACCGAGAGCGGGAGCAGCAGGGCAACAGCTGA